The following are from one region of the Stigmatella ashevillena genome:
- a CDS encoding condensation domain-containing protein — MKRHDRNSLQQYLPEPLPSSSIQSLSSLPLSTGSPLPLSPVQLTLVDIWKEILSLQHVGIHDNFFTLGGNSISSILVVARLQEAGLHLSPDQIFQKRTIAELAPLVTEARGTGEQGIVTGTLPLTPIQRWFFETWEPLAHHFNQAVMLEVLEDIEVVVLEKALQKVLEHHDALRLRFERTEAGWRQENAGTGKPIGLKYVNVSGLIQAAQTEAIAKVAEEEHESFDLTEGQLLRAVLIHRGQGRTGRLLLVIHHLGVDGLSWRILIEDLEKAYKHLKGGSEAAPGTKTTSFKTWAERLELYAGTQAVEEQFPYWEKQGQEEVGSLPVDMKGRANTVASEGQVTVRLEEEETRALLQEVPRAYGTRVEEVLLAALAAAIRRWTGLDRISVELEGHGREELLEDVDLSRTVGWFTALYPVVLDLGKAERPEDTLRAVNDRLNGVPMKGLGYGLLRYLGRDEIVEKLEGLSSPEVLFNYLGEFDASVSRLSVFRPTREETGPARSRRGLRSHLLEVNGLVFNWRLELTWNYSQNLHERATIERLAQDFIAEVRNFIGHRKTAIVPRDTPNESLPMRLEQIAHGLLHDQQMLGMALLVELADRRRFPVAQGSSDPAGTLYTQTTRVVIGSLTKMFTAVAVLQLIEDGKLSLESPVNAWLPGPLKGKAITVRDLLAHTSGLPDYLSRLTELDATQPWSPHSLVELVEHAPSVPPGHYSNTNYIVLGLILETLTGHTWEEEITQRIIQPLGLSRTTPLTTAFPPESFAGAWERGEKGWEDIRHAWHPSFGWAAGGMISTTEDLVTFGRALFGGALFKSPASLASMRSYTLSSTPHVADGVEHEVGVCLHRFRVAGLTLEGHLGVRPGYSAILLHDPETQAIVAATANTHGALIAFAGVKAFDAVRRATSSPHPRSE, encoded by the coding sequence GTGAAGCGGCATGATCGAAACTCTCTTCAGCAATACCTACCCGAGCCTCTCCCCTCTTCGAGCATCCAGTCTCTGTCCTCACTTCCCCTCTCCACCGGCTCTCCTCTCCCGCTTTCTCCCGTTCAACTCACCCTTGTCGACATCTGGAAGGAGATACTTTCCCTCCAGCATGTCGGCATTCACGACAACTTCTTCACCTTGGGTGGCAACTCCATCTCGTCCATCCTGGTCGTCGCTCGCCTCCAAGAAGCAGGGCTGCACCTGTCACCTGATCAGATCTTCCAGAAGCGAACCATCGCTGAGCTCGCGCCGCTGGTGACAGAGGCGCGCGGAACGGGCGAGCAAGGCATAGTGACCGGCACGCTGCCGCTCACTCCCATCCAGCGATGGTTCTTCGAAACATGGGAACCGCTTGCGCACCACTTCAACCAGGCAGTCATGCTCGAGGTTCTAGAGGACATCGAGGTGGTCGTTCTGGAGAAGGCGCTCCAGAAGGTGTTGGAACACCATGATGCGTTGCGATTGCGCTTCGAACGAACCGAAGCGGGTTGGAGACAGGAGAATGCTGGAACAGGCAAGCCCATAGGGCTGAAGTACGTGAATGTTTCCGGCTTGATACAAGCAGCGCAAACAGAGGCCATCGCCAAGGTGGCAGAGGAAGAACACGAGAGCTTCGATCTGACCGAGGGCCAACTGCTGAGAGCAGTGCTCATCCATCGCGGACAGGGCAGGACCGGAAGACTGCTGCTGGTCATTCACCACCTCGGCGTGGACGGGCTCTCGTGGCGGATTCTGATCGAAGACCTCGAGAAAGCATACAAGCACTTGAAGGGCGGAAGTGAGGCAGCGCCAGGCACGAAAACGACGTCCTTCAAAACATGGGCAGAGCGGCTAGAGCTGTATGCCGGGACACAGGCCGTGGAGGAACAGTTCCCCTATTGGGAGAAGCAAGGACAGGAAGAAGTGGGGTCCCTCCCGGTGGACATGAAGGGGCGAGCCAACACGGTGGCATCAGAGGGTCAAGTCACGGTGCGCCTGGAAGAAGAGGAGACACGGGCTTTGCTGCAAGAAGTGCCCCGGGCATACGGCACGAGGGTCGAAGAGGTGCTGTTGGCAGCATTGGCTGCCGCGATACGGAGATGGACGGGACTCGATCGGATCAGCGTGGAGTTGGAAGGACACGGCCGGGAAGAATTGCTCGAGGATGTGGACCTCTCAAGAACAGTGGGATGGTTCACGGCGCTGTACCCGGTCGTCTTGGACCTCGGCAAAGCAGAGCGCCCAGAAGACACGCTGCGAGCCGTGAACGACCGCTTGAACGGCGTGCCCATGAAGGGGCTGGGCTATGGGCTGCTCAGGTACTTGGGCCGCGACGAAATCGTGGAAAAGTTGGAGGGGTTGTCTTCACCCGAGGTGCTGTTCAACTACCTGGGCGAGTTTGATGCTTCGGTATCGAGGCTATCGGTGTTCAGACCCACGAGAGAAGAGACCGGTCCGGCGCGAAGCCGACGAGGCCTGCGCAGCCACCTGCTAGAGGTGAATGGACTCGTCTTCAATTGGCGGTTGGAACTGACATGGAACTACAGCCAGAACCTACACGAGCGAGCCACCATTGAGCGACTCGCACAAGACTTCATAGCAGAAGTCAGGAATTTCATCGGGCACCGAAAAACGGCAATCGTGCCTCGAGACACCCCGAATGAATCCCTGCCGATGCGGCTTGAGCAGATCGCCCACGGGCTTCTTCACGATCAGCAGATGCTCGGAATGGCATTGCTCGTCGAACTCGCGGACCGCCGTCGTTTCCCCGTGGCCCAGGGATCTTCGGACCCAGCAGGAACTCTCTATACCCAAACAACCCGCGTCGTGATCGGCAGCCTCACCAAGATGTTCACCGCTGTTGCCGTCCTACAGCTCATTGAGGACGGCAAGCTATCGCTTGAGAGCCCAGTGAATGCATGGTTGCCTGGGCCACTGAAAGGCAAGGCCATCACCGTCCGGGACCTCTTGGCCCACACGAGTGGCCTGCCTGACTACCTGAGCCGGTTGACCGAGCTGGACGCCACTCAACCGTGGTCCCCTCACTCCCTCGTGGAGTTGGTCGAGCATGCGCCTTCCGTTCCTCCTGGGCATTACTCAAACACCAATTATATCGTGCTGGGTCTCATCCTTGAGACACTCACCGGACACACTTGGGAAGAGGAGATCACCCAGCGCATCATCCAACCCCTGGGGCTCAGCCGAACCACCCCGCTCACCACGGCGTTCCCACCCGAATCATTCGCGGGCGCATGGGAGCGAGGCGAGAAGGGTTGGGAAGACATCCGCCATGCGTGGCATCCTTCGTTCGGTTGGGCGGCAGGCGGAATGATCTCCACAACCGAGGATCTCGTGACGTTCGGGCGCGCCCTGTTTGGCGGAGCACTGTTCAAGAGCCCCGCATCGCTGGCATCCATGCGCTCGTACACCCTGAGCAGCACTCCACACGTGGCAGACGGTGTCGAGCATGAGGTTGGCGTCTGCCTCCACCGGTTCCGCGTTGCAGGGCTCACCCTGGAAGGACATCTGGGAGTACGTCCCGGATACTCAGCGATCTTGCTCCATGACCCTGAAACCCAGGCCATCGTCGCGGCCACGGCCAACACGCACGGGGCCCTGATCGCGTTCGCAGGTGTCAAGGCCTTCGATGCTGTGCGCCGTGCCACTTCATCGCCACACCCACGAAGCGAATGA
- a CDS encoding cupin-like domain-containing protein, producing the protein MEESAKRLTADEVIRLLQAKWMNSYVQDLEGIIQFEFSCQSDIDFHIVTRKGTSEIKRGRHEQAHLRISLEPADYLGVLAGHVTQLYASGRLRIEGDLGLGLSLARMLSPPSMADWYPDRQQLEEVSARGVPLERIERRDMPSQAVFLGEYAQASRPVILVDVVKTWDVHALSPGRLRAEFGSIRVVPRVGDYVAAAFTSHHTYAQMSLAEYLDLLETAPERGVLPPYLGNNAVPDELLGSIKYPPFFVPTTCGRPNMWLGPAGTITPLHRDLVDNALAQVFGRKRLILFPPEQSRFLYTWSNSKLVDGARVDPELPDLEQFPLFEQASGIQCTLEPGEMLFIPAGWFHKVCSLTPSLSISFFKLYEPPAAMTLPVAS; encoded by the coding sequence GTGGAAGAATCCGCGAAACGGCTGACGGCTGACGAAGTCATCCGGTTACTGCAAGCGAAGTGGATGAACTCTTACGTGCAGGATCTGGAGGGCATCATTCAATTCGAGTTCTCTTGTCAGTCCGATATCGATTTTCACATTGTGACGCGGAAGGGGACCTCCGAGATCAAGCGGGGGCGGCATGAGCAAGCCCATCTCCGGATCTCGTTGGAGCCAGCGGACTACCTCGGCGTCTTGGCTGGCCATGTGACTCAGCTCTATGCCAGCGGACGGCTCAGGATCGAGGGCGATCTGGGGCTGGGACTCAGTTTGGCGAGGATGCTGTCCCCTCCATCGATGGCGGATTGGTATCCGGATCGGCAGCAGCTTGAGGAGGTGTCAGCAAGAGGTGTACCCCTTGAGCGGATTGAACGGCGTGACATGCCCTCGCAGGCTGTTTTTCTGGGGGAGTATGCCCAAGCCAGCCGACCCGTGATTCTCGTCGACGTGGTGAAAACCTGGGATGTCCATGCCCTTTCCCCCGGGAGACTCAGAGCCGAGTTCGGCTCGATCCGGGTTGTTCCCAGGGTGGGGGACTATGTTGCGGCGGCGTTCACTTCCCATCACACCTATGCGCAGATGTCTCTGGCGGAGTATTTGGACCTGTTGGAGACTGCGCCCGAGCGCGGCGTGCTACCCCCATACCTTGGGAACAACGCTGTGCCGGATGAACTGCTGGGCTCCATCAAGTACCCGCCTTTCTTTGTTCCGACGACATGCGGTCGGCCCAACATGTGGCTGGGGCCCGCGGGAACGATCACCCCTCTTCATCGGGACCTCGTGGACAACGCGCTTGCACAGGTTTTTGGGCGCAAGCGCCTGATCCTCTTCCCGCCCGAGCAGTCGAGGTTTCTCTACACTTGGAGCAACTCCAAGTTGGTCGATGGAGCGAGGGTGGACCCAGAGCTCCCTGACCTGGAGCAATTCCCGCTGTTCGAGCAGGCCAGCGGGATTCAATGCACATTGGAGCCAGGGGAAATGCTCTTCATTCCCGCGGGGTGGTTCCACAAAGTGTGTTCGCTCACCCCGTCGCTCTCCATTTCCTTCTTCAAGTTGTATGAGCCACCGGCCGCGATGACCTTGCCTGTGGCCTCATAG
- a CDS encoding GNAT family N-acetyltransferase, which produces MPAFSALVRSFNAMPTSVGLKRGYLGACWAPPARLELAHKQAIYDALRAVSSLAFGADMTLYWRDRAAGGYLDKITRFYFIHSEDDRVVGWTGYHRLKLAGRTCLYLDSTGVLPELQNTGIMTKLFGQFLLGELLRAGPYGLYVSMRTENPVVYQSFYKVAGERNIFPSLSAPVPDKVQEIGRQLAAWLNQSDKFDAPSLRVAGAYDNLDALYGELPTCDDDAINTYFRQHLRPVDAFLVLAKLSSPGTLLSIAAKRLRTPSRKHARATSPL; this is translated from the coding sequence ATGCCTGCCTTTTCAGCGCTCGTCCGTTCGTTCAACGCCATGCCCACATCCGTGGGGCTCAAGCGCGGCTACCTCGGTGCTTGCTGGGCACCGCCTGCCCGGCTTGAGCTGGCACACAAGCAAGCCATCTACGATGCGCTTCGCGCGGTCTCATCTCTCGCTTTTGGCGCAGACATGACGCTCTATTGGCGCGACCGAGCCGCGGGTGGCTACCTGGACAAGATCACCCGCTTTTATTTCATTCACAGCGAGGATGATCGCGTTGTCGGGTGGACCGGCTACCACCGGCTGAAGCTTGCTGGGCGGACATGCTTGTACCTGGACTCGACGGGCGTGCTCCCCGAACTCCAGAACACCGGCATCATGACGAAGCTGTTCGGACAGTTCCTGCTCGGGGAACTTCTGCGCGCAGGCCCTTATGGACTCTACGTCTCCATGCGCACGGAGAACCCCGTCGTCTATCAGTCTTTCTACAAAGTGGCTGGCGAGCGAAACATTTTTCCCAGCCTCTCGGCCCCCGTACCCGACAAGGTCCAGGAAATAGGCCGCCAGCTCGCAGCTTGGCTCAACCAGAGCGACAAATTCGACGCGCCATCACTCCGGGTGGCCGGAGCATACGACAACCTCGACGCGCTCTACGGCGAACTCCCCACCTGCGACGACGACGCCATCAACACCTATTTCCGCCAACACCTGCGCCCTGTGGATGCCTTTCTCGTGCTGGCAAAGCTGTCCAGCCCGGGCACCTTGCTATCCATCGCAGCCAAGCGGTTGCGCACCCCTTCGCGCAAGCACGCACGCGCCACAAGCCCGTTGTAG
- a CDS encoding SDR family NAD(P)-dependent oxidoreductase — protein sequence MDSDHLQGRRVVITGGASGIGRVTAEAFVQAGCRVVLIDRDELALRQAVEALGPTTVGIAADVSDPASIHDAFSGVDRALGGVDVLIANAGISVRRRFLEISSEEWRRVMATNLDGVFFCAREAGSRMMEGHGGVLLLMGSTNGLVGYPYYASYNASKAGVIELARSLSIELAPKVRVNAICPGYVMTPMQEREYTPAMLDKVNGTIPLRRHARPEEIAHLFLFLASDRARYIHGQALVIDGGELAGGLASAGVTGDEST from the coding sequence ATGGACAGCGATCATCTACAAGGCCGAAGGGTGGTGATCACAGGCGGAGCCAGTGGGATCGGCCGGGTGACGGCCGAGGCTTTTGTCCAGGCGGGCTGCCGCGTGGTCCTCATCGACCGGGATGAGCTGGCCCTCCGGCAAGCCGTGGAAGCCTTGGGGCCCACCACGGTCGGCATCGCCGCCGATGTGTCGGATCCGGCTTCGATTCATGATGCGTTTTCAGGTGTGGACCGGGCGTTGGGAGGCGTGGATGTGCTGATCGCCAATGCGGGCATCAGCGTGCGACGCCGATTCCTCGAGATCTCTTCCGAGGAGTGGCGGCGGGTCATGGCGACCAATCTGGATGGGGTCTTCTTCTGCGCGCGCGAGGCGGGCTCGCGGATGATGGAGGGCCACGGAGGTGTCTTGCTGCTGATGGGCTCCACCAATGGGCTCGTGGGATACCCCTATTATGCCTCATACAACGCATCGAAGGCGGGAGTCATCGAGCTGGCACGCTCACTCTCCATCGAGCTTGCCCCCAAGGTGCGGGTGAACGCCATCTGCCCTGGCTACGTGATGACGCCGATGCAGGAGCGCGAGTACACGCCCGCCATGCTGGACAAGGTGAACGGCACGATTCCCCTGCGCCGCCACGCGCGTCCTGAGGAGATCGCCCATCTCTTCCTCTTCCTTGCCTCGGACCGGGCCCGGTACATCCATGGTCAGGCGCTCGTCATCGATGGCGGCGAGCTGGCAGGCGGGCTCGCGAGTGCGGGGGTCACCGGCGATGAGTCAACATGA
- a CDS encoding helix-turn-helix transcriptional regulator, whose amino-acid sequence MGLIKGSLLIDTQQFVNERFGPEVWRMQVAELPASERAAVLRPVSACWYELSAFRSLLQALCGHVGGQSGFVMEELGRFTAVRELSGTQRWLFHLGRPCFAVKNLNLCWRRMFDVGQWTSQHENGALALKLVGWEGEPHFCDWNTGYIRCALEFLGWQVNHFEHTAGPTCGETACAFNAVVQLKAGAVRVRKITSQGELLHMARALAQCAQAEELARLIVELIRIQLDCADAQLWISEDEGEEMRLLCTAGEWRRGSQRSCLLLETRGRMVGRIEVRHVQAQLDQAAAHLLDELLPFMASSLANALGSRTPEPGTPRNDSEAFGQRLLAARHLWALTARQADVLTLAVQGKTNKEIAQELGCQKSTVELHMSHILRKCGADNRSMLTSSFWSLR is encoded by the coding sequence ATGGGTCTCATCAAAGGTTCTCTCCTAATCGACACGCAACAATTCGTGAATGAAAGGTTTGGTCCGGAAGTCTGGCGCATGCAGGTGGCAGAACTTCCAGCCTCTGAGCGAGCGGCCGTGCTGCGGCCGGTATCCGCTTGCTGGTATGAGCTGAGCGCGTTCAGGAGCCTGCTCCAGGCATTGTGCGGGCACGTCGGCGGCCAGAGCGGCTTCGTCATGGAGGAGCTCGGCCGCTTCACGGCAGTCAGGGAGCTGTCCGGGACCCAGCGGTGGTTGTTTCACCTGGGGCGGCCCTGTTTTGCAGTGAAAAACCTGAACCTCTGCTGGCGGCGAATGTTTGATGTGGGCCAGTGGACGTCCCAGCATGAAAACGGGGCGCTGGCGTTGAAGCTTGTCGGGTGGGAGGGAGAACCGCACTTCTGTGATTGGAACACAGGCTATATCCGCTGCGCGCTCGAGTTTCTTGGGTGGCAGGTGAATCACTTCGAGCATACGGCCGGGCCAACCTGTGGCGAAACCGCCTGCGCCTTCAACGCCGTGGTGCAGTTGAAAGCCGGCGCCGTCCGCGTGCGCAAGATCACCTCCCAAGGAGAACTCCTCCACATGGCACGCGCGCTCGCGCAATGCGCGCAGGCGGAGGAGTTGGCACGCCTCATCGTAGAACTCATCCGGATCCAGTTGGACTGCGCGGACGCACAGCTCTGGATCAGCGAGGATGAGGGAGAAGAGATGCGGCTGCTCTGCACAGCCGGTGAATGGAGACGCGGGAGCCAACGCAGCTGCCTCCTGCTCGAGACGCGAGGACGCATGGTCGGTCGCATCGAAGTGCGTCATGTGCAGGCACAACTCGACCAGGCCGCCGCCCATCTCCTCGATGAGTTGTTGCCCTTCATGGCCAGCAGCCTGGCCAACGCGCTCGGCTCACGGACCCCGGAGCCGGGCACTCCGCGGAATGACAGCGAGGCATTCGGCCAACGGCTGCTGGCCGCCAGGCACCTCTGGGCGCTGACCGCGCGCCAAGCCGACGTCTTGACGCTGGCGGTTCAGGGTAAAACAAACAAGGAGATCGCCCAGGAGCTCGGCTGCCAGAAGAGCACTGTCGAGCTGCACATGTCGCACATCCTCAGAAAATGTGGGGCAGACAATCGCAGCATGCTCACATCCAGCTTCTGGTCGCTGCGCTGA
- a CDS encoding antibiotic biosynthesis monooxygenase family protein → MSIAKTPPPPYVAVIFTSVRTAVDEGYAQTSEEMTAMAEGQPGFLGVESNRGADGLGITVSYWRDMDSVRAWKAVAEHRMAQKLGRERWYRAYCTRVAVVEREYGFSV, encoded by the coding sequence ATGAGCATCGCGAAAACCCCCCCACCTCCTTACGTGGCGGTCATCTTCACCTCCGTGCGCACCGCCGTAGACGAGGGTTACGCACAGACCTCCGAGGAGATGACAGCCATGGCAGAAGGGCAGCCGGGTTTTCTAGGTGTGGAAAGCAACCGCGGCGCGGATGGGTTGGGCATCACGGTTTCGTACTGGCGCGACATGGATTCCGTCCGTGCGTGGAAAGCGGTGGCTGAGCACCGGATGGCCCAGAAGCTCGGCCGTGAGCGGTGGTATCGCGCGTACTGCACCCGGGTCGCGGTGGTGGAGCGAGAGTACGGGTTCTCCGTGTAA
- a CDS encoding vWA domain-containing protein, producing MIRLCLLAALLVASGCDNVAGDPGRGEAVPTVAPPRVSPVELLPPTVDRSITQRVEVRDPPVAPAVQVDVQRQVEGIVDILWVVDDSGSMANQRETLTLNFSRFLEELLRLQVRFQIGVISTNFADRGVLRGTTKIITGETPDPRQVFLQNTTFPTSSRARLEQGLRMMELALTEPHRSGANAGFLRPNAALAVIAVTDEDDGSYGDPAYYARFLRSLKGPGNENLSSLSIIGGTTPDGCFPPGEEIYFGGRADPSFRYSAVATRTGGIIGSICDASFESTLVKIASALNSLRRAFPLSLTPAPATLHVLVNGAPVPKDLVNGWQYRADTQSVTFLGHYVPPPGALLRFEYALASP from the coding sequence ATGATTCGTCTCTGTCTGCTCGCGGCGCTGCTGGTGGCCTCCGGCTGCGACAACGTGGCAGGAGACCCGGGCCGTGGTGAGGCCGTGCCCACGGTGGCCCCCCCGCGTGTCTCTCCTGTCGAGTTGCTGCCGCCCACGGTGGACCGCTCCATCACCCAGCGCGTCGAGGTGAGGGATCCTCCCGTGGCGCCCGCGGTGCAAGTGGACGTCCAGCGCCAGGTGGAAGGAATCGTCGACATCCTCTGGGTGGTGGACGACTCCGGCTCGATGGCCAACCAACGGGAGACGCTCACCCTTAACTTCTCGCGCTTCCTGGAAGAGCTGTTGCGGCTCCAGGTGCGCTTCCAGATCGGTGTCATCTCCACCAACTTCGCCGACCGGGGCGTGCTGCGCGGCACAACGAAGATCATCACTGGGGAGACTCCGGATCCGCGCCAGGTGTTCCTTCAGAACACCACGTTTCCCACCTCCTCGCGGGCCCGCCTGGAGCAGGGCCTGCGGATGATGGAGCTGGCGCTGACCGAGCCCCACCGCAGCGGGGCCAATGCGGGATTTCTGCGTCCCAACGCGGCGCTGGCGGTCATCGCGGTGACCGACGAGGACGACGGCTCCTATGGAGATCCCGCCTACTACGCGCGATTCCTGCGCAGCCTGAAGGGCCCCGGCAACGAGAACCTCTCCTCGCTCTCCATCATCGGCGGCACCACTCCGGATGGATGCTTTCCTCCGGGCGAGGAGATCTACTTCGGTGGACGGGCTGATCCCTCCTTTCGCTACAGCGCCGTCGCCACGCGCACGGGAGGCATCATCGGATCCATCTGTGACGCCTCTTTCGAGAGCACGCTGGTGAAGATCGCCTCGGCGCTCAACAGCTTGCGCCGCGCCTTCCCCCTGTCGCTGACACCAGCCCCGGCGACCCTCCATGTGCTCGTCAATGGTGCACCCGTGCCCAAAGACTTGGTGAATGGGTGGCAGTACCGCGCGGACACCCAGAGCGTCACCTTCCTGGGCCACTACGTGCCCCCTCCCGGCGCCCTCCTGCGCTTCGAGTACGCCCTCGCCTCCCCTTGA
- the recO gene encoding DNA repair protein RecO, with the protein MERFVDEALVLSTVDYGEADRLVTLLTRQHGKLTAFAAGARKSKRRFAGALEPFMCLRVHLVETRGSTVRLDSTDILAGYYAARQELPLIARALYAVEMCRELTRDHEPHPELFALLEEYLGRLNAKEAGPTSLLAFELSALAHAGLMPRFDACSLCGGEPGERPRFDQAHGGAVCEPCGGRARDAVAVPATLLAGLRALQEGHRTPLAPELRAQARGILNVFISHHLGRRLKSVDFMTQVGLD; encoded by the coding sequence ATGGAGCGGTTCGTTGACGAGGCGTTGGTGCTGTCCACCGTGGATTACGGGGAGGCAGACCGGCTGGTGACGCTCCTGACGCGTCAGCACGGCAAGCTCACGGCGTTCGCCGCCGGGGCACGCAAGAGCAAGCGGCGGTTCGCCGGGGCGCTCGAGCCCTTCATGTGCCTGCGGGTCCACCTCGTGGAGACGCGGGGCAGCACGGTGCGGCTGGACTCCACGGACATCCTGGCGGGCTACTACGCCGCGCGGCAGGAACTGCCCCTCATCGCCCGCGCCCTGTACGCCGTGGAGATGTGCCGCGAGCTGACGCGCGACCATGAGCCTCACCCAGAGCTCTTTGCGCTCCTGGAGGAATACCTCGGCCGGCTGAATGCCAAGGAAGCAGGACCCACCTCGTTGCTCGCCTTCGAGCTGTCCGCCCTGGCTCACGCGGGGTTGATGCCGCGCTTCGACGCTTGCTCGCTGTGTGGCGGAGAGCCTGGAGAACGCCCGCGGTTTGATCAGGCCCACGGGGGCGCGGTGTGTGAGCCCTGTGGAGGACGGGCCCGGGACGCGGTGGCAGTGCCTGCCACGTTGTTGGCGGGACTGCGTGCGTTGCAGGAAGGCCATCGCACGCCCTTGGCGCCGGAGTTGCGCGCCCAGGCACGGGGAATCCTCAACGTCTTCATCTCGCACCACCTGGGCCGCCGCCTCAAGAGCGTGGACTTCATGACCCAGGTGGGACTGGACTGA
- a CDS encoding helix-turn-helix domain-containing protein has translation MDHLDFGKYLTQQRELRGMSRADISRATKIPPSLITALEEGQVERLPARVFVVSYIRAYAQVIGLEPEEAVLRYEEVHKATPAPTPAALEQERRRRAWVGLTVMLLVLALGVCAFLMATGKLPNPFAG, from the coding sequence GTGGACCATCTCGACTTTGGCAAGTACCTCACCCAGCAGCGGGAACTGCGAGGAATGTCCCGAGCGGACATCTCCCGGGCGACGAAGATCCCTCCCAGCCTCATCACCGCGCTGGAAGAGGGACAGGTCGAGCGGCTGCCCGCCCGGGTCTTCGTCGTGAGCTATATCCGCGCCTACGCGCAGGTCATCGGCCTGGAGCCCGAAGAGGCCGTGCTGCGTTACGAGGAGGTCCACAAAGCCACGCCCGCGCCCACGCCCGCGGCCCTGGAGCAGGAGCGGCGCCGGCGTGCCTGGGTGGGGCTGACGGTGATGTTGCTCGTCCTGGCGCTGGGGGTGTGTGCCTTCCTCATGGCGACAGGGAAGCTTCCAAACCCCTTCGCGGGTTGA
- the tgl gene encoding social motility TPR repeat lipoprotein Tgl has translation MPRLIPAWPLALALALSGCKHIPTEKERQSSEIHYNLGIQAQQAGSIQEALSEFQQAVALDPDNADARNALGIVLHLSFGRHAEALAEYEKALELRPNFSEARSNLGNVYLDQGRYDEAIRTYEQVLNDMLYPTPFIAQSNLGWAYFKKGDTAKALENIKSAVTLNPNFCRGYQNLGFIYDQGGNTEEACRQFSRYREMCPDVADAYMREGVCQAKMGKADAARESFTTCENKAAQPALKDECRRLREHL, from the coding sequence CTCCGGTTGCAAGCACATCCCCACCGAGAAGGAGCGCCAGAGCTCGGAGATTCACTACAATCTGGGCATCCAGGCCCAGCAGGCCGGCAGCATCCAGGAGGCGCTGAGCGAGTTCCAGCAGGCCGTGGCGCTGGATCCCGACAACGCGGATGCCCGCAATGCCCTGGGCATCGTCCTGCACCTGTCCTTTGGCCGCCATGCGGAGGCCCTCGCGGAGTACGAGAAGGCGCTCGAGTTGAGGCCGAACTTCTCCGAGGCCCGGTCGAACCTGGGCAATGTCTACCTGGATCAGGGGCGCTACGACGAGGCCATCCGGACCTACGAGCAGGTGCTCAACGACATGCTCTATCCCACCCCCTTCATCGCGCAGAGCAACCTGGGCTGGGCGTACTTCAAGAAGGGCGACACGGCCAAGGCGCTGGAGAACATCAAGTCCGCGGTGACGCTCAACCCGAACTTCTGCCGGGGCTACCAGAACCTGGGGTTCATCTATGACCAGGGGGGCAATACGGAAGAAGCATGCCGCCAGTTCTCCCGCTACCGGGAGATGTGCCCGGACGTCGCGGATGCCTACATGCGCGAGGGGGTCTGTCAGGCGAAGATGGGCAAGGCCGATGCGGCGCGTGAGAGCTTCACGACGTGTGAGAACAAGGCGGCCCAACCGGCCCTGAAGGATGAGTGCCGCCGCCTCCGGGAGCACCTGTAG